Proteins encoded in a region of the Zunongwangia endophytica genome:
- a CDS encoding AAA domain-containing protein, translated as MALKRELIYIDGKDETDRIEKYSYKANRCVIVFKNSNREFAYSKNRAKIIKTAVSNDNAFEVFKYLKEIEDAIGLKSETGKNILAKSYESIYTIPEKSVLSNFIKANLSPGNYDSSDPKYFPFGFNLSQKQAVSNGLSKKLSVIEGPPGTGKTQTILNIIANAISNNQTVAVVSSNNSATENVYEKLEKNGLSFIAALLGSSKKKQAFIESQKQVPDLSQFNLSIKKENYLKDNIANLLTQISENQDNKNELALLKLEIDQFKTEFRHFKDTYQDKIIEPLNFRKSISAEKILKLWVSLDAYAEKENKPGFFKRLLYRFKYGLKEESFRTHTLDEMIINCQFNYYDAKIKELDKRIDHSQQFLKNFSFDEKMKTYTNYCMFLLKAELHKRYRKQTRKIYSINELRQKSEEFIKDYPVIMSTTYSLKRALSHNILYDYVIIDEASQVDLATGVLALSCAKQAIIVGDVKQLPNVVNEDVQRKTDMIFDSYKLKEAYRYSNHSLLSSLLELLPEIPKTLLREHYRCHPKIIEFCNQKFYNNQLIVHTTNKNKRQPLKVYKTVEGNHARELMNQRQIDVIKQEIITNEKLDLVDLGIVTPYRKQSDALKQAFTGNTIKADTVNKFQGRENEVIILSTVDNEISDFTDNENRINVAVSRAVDQLIVVIHGNDNKKDGHITDLINYIRYNNFDTIYSELNSVFDLLYKCYD; from the coding sequence ATGGCACTCAAAAGGGAACTCATATACATCGACGGGAAGGATGAAACCGATAGGATCGAAAAATATTCGTACAAAGCTAACCGATGTGTTATCGTATTCAAAAACAGTAATAGAGAATTTGCTTATAGTAAAAACCGAGCCAAAATTATCAAAACTGCGGTGAGCAACGATAATGCTTTTGAGGTTTTCAAGTATTTAAAAGAAATTGAAGATGCGATAGGTCTAAAATCAGAAACAGGAAAGAATATACTTGCTAAAAGTTATGAGAGTATTTATACCATTCCTGAAAAAAGTGTGCTTTCCAATTTTATAAAGGCTAATTTAAGTCCGGGTAATTATGATAGTTCCGACCCAAAATATTTCCCTTTCGGTTTTAATTTAAGCCAGAAACAAGCAGTAAGTAATGGCTTATCCAAAAAATTAAGTGTTATAGAAGGCCCACCAGGTACCGGCAAAACGCAAACTATTTTAAACATTATAGCTAACGCAATATCTAACAATCAAACCGTGGCGGTGGTTTCAAGTAATAATTCAGCTACAGAGAATGTTTACGAAAAACTGGAGAAAAATGGATTATCATTTATTGCTGCCCTTTTGGGAAGTTCTAAAAAGAAACAGGCGTTTATCGAATCACAGAAACAGGTTCCAGATTTATCGCAGTTTAATTTATCAATAAAAAAAGAAAACTATTTAAAAGATAATATTGCAAATTTACTTACTCAGATTTCTGAAAATCAGGATAATAAAAATGAGTTGGCATTACTAAAACTAGAAATTGATCAATTTAAAACTGAATTTCGACATTTTAAAGATACATATCAAGATAAAATCATAGAACCATTAAATTTTAGAAAAAGTATTTCTGCCGAAAAAATACTTAAACTATGGGTTTCTCTTGACGCCTACGCAGAAAAAGAAAACAAGCCAGGCTTTTTTAAGAGGCTATTATATCGTTTTAAATACGGACTTAAAGAGGAATCATTTCGTACTCACACGCTCGATGAAATGATTATAAACTGCCAGTTTAATTACTACGACGCTAAAATTAAAGAGCTGGATAAAAGAATTGATCACTCGCAACAGTTTTTAAAAAACTTTTCTTTTGATGAAAAAATGAAAACGTATACAAACTACTGCATGTTTTTGCTTAAAGCTGAGTTGCATAAACGTTATAGAAAACAGACGAGAAAAATATATAGTATTAATGAACTGCGACAAAAATCCGAGGAATTTATAAAAGACTATCCAGTAATTATGAGTACTACCTACTCTCTAAAAAGAGCATTATCACATAATATTCTTTATGATTATGTGATAATCGATGAAGCTTCTCAGGTAGATCTAGCAACTGGAGTGCTTGCTTTATCCTGCGCAAAACAAGCAATAATTGTTGGAGATGTAAAGCAATTACCAAATGTGGTTAATGAAGATGTACAAAGGAAAACAGATATGATCTTCGATTCTTATAAACTTAAGGAGGCTTATCGATATTCAAATCATAGCCTATTATCTTCTTTATTAGAGTTATTACCAGAGATTCCGAAAACTCTTTTGCGCGAACATTATCGGTGTCATCCTAAAATTATAGAATTTTGCAATCAAAAATTTTACAATAATCAACTTATTGTTCATACCACTAATAAAAATAAACGCCAGCCTCTCAAAGTATATAAAACTGTAGAAGGAAACCATGCAAGAGAGCTTATGAACCAGCGACAGATAGACGTCATAAAGCAGGAAATTATAACCAATGAAAAGCTTGATCTTGTAGATTTAGGGATTGTAACACCCTACCGTAAACAGTCTGATGCTTTGAAGCAAGCCTTTACGGGAAATACTATTAAAGCCGACACCGTGAACAAGTTTCAAGGCCGTGAAAATGAAGTTATCATACTTTCTACGGTCGATAATGAAATTTCTGACTTTACCGATAACGAAAATCGTATAAATGTTGCCGTATCACGGGCTGTAGACCAATTGATTGTTGTTATACATGGAAATGATAATAAAAAAGATGGTCATATAACAGACCTTATCAATTACATTCGATATAATAACTTTGATACTATTTACAGTGAATTAAACTCAGTATTCGATTTATTATACAAGTGTTATGACTAA
- a CDS encoding alpha-L-arabinofuranosidase C-terminal domain-containing protein — MKKINILYLFLLIFSIFSCGEEVNNALLSPAKNTTVKKSGWEYESWSGAEHYTDTVSNQFDSQVLMLSSDTLTAERWFKKIAIKPFATYKVTGYVKTEAVEGENNQSGAGLRLGKFEFTGDTIFRGTTDWTRVEMQFSTELDDSFILELLLGKKGRARGKIYFDNFQLEELSAKELHPKVTLNVDEKLEPMSPYIYGQFIEHMGKSIYGGMWAEMLDDRKFYYVPGTSKSPWQTLADTNSVKIDSSYTYAKGQLPVYQVENKLSLEQQKLALVSGKTYEGRLVFKGKGIEKVTVALDGNKKSFDVSSSNFQKIAFEFSSEETSDIGSLEINFEGNGKLTLAAASLMPADNIKGFRPEVIELMKQLDAPIYRWPGGNFVSGYDWKDGLGDPDKRPTKFERAWNGLEYNDVGIHEFMELCDILKTEANIAVNTGLGDAELAANEVEYFNGDVSTEMGKWRAKNDHPEPYNVKLWAVGNEMFGDWQLGHMPIEDYVKKHNKVAKAMWDVDPDIDLIAVGYPGKWNDMMYKNSAAYMTYISEHFYKQNWHAGGLLTHVNQIPEVIAAVAEEHRSARREIPGLADKNIKIAMDEWNYWYGPHVYGLLGTRYFLRDALGIAAGLNEFSRQSDMYYMANYAQTVNVIGAIKTTKTDAWLEGTGLVLKLYRQEFGTQPIKLNGSPEPLDVSATLTEDGSFLTISVVNATHESQILKLNGISEKIVPSGKSFIISGENDMIYNDEDHKNRIKISEATIEVSENGLAIPKESAGIYKFKLKQ; from the coding sequence ATGAAAAAAATAAATATTTTATATCTGTTTTTGCTGATTTTTAGCATTTTTTCGTGTGGAGAAGAAGTAAACAACGCTTTATTATCACCGGCTAAAAATACAACGGTGAAAAAGAGTGGTTGGGAATACGAATCTTGGAGTGGTGCTGAACATTATACCGATACAGTTTCAAATCAATTTGACTCGCAAGTTCTTATGTTATCCTCAGATACGTTAACTGCCGAACGTTGGTTTAAAAAAATAGCGATTAAACCTTTTGCAACTTATAAAGTAACGGGTTATGTAAAAACTGAAGCTGTAGAAGGAGAAAATAATCAAAGTGGTGCGGGACTTCGTTTAGGGAAATTCGAGTTTACCGGAGATACTATTTTTAGAGGAACTACAGATTGGACTAGAGTTGAAATGCAATTCTCCACAGAACTGGATGACAGTTTTATTTTAGAGTTGCTATTGGGAAAAAAAGGTAGGGCTAGAGGGAAAATTTATTTCGATAATTTTCAGCTAGAAGAACTTTCAGCAAAAGAATTACATCCAAAGGTAACTTTAAATGTGGATGAAAAATTAGAACCTATGTCTCCCTACATTTATGGTCAGTTTATCGAGCATATGGGAAAATCGATCTACGGCGGTATGTGGGCAGAAATGTTAGACGATCGCAAATTTTATTACGTACCAGGAACTTCAAAATCACCGTGGCAAACACTTGCTGATACGAATTCAGTTAAAATTGATAGTTCCTATACTTATGCTAAGGGACAATTACCGGTGTATCAGGTTGAAAATAAATTAAGCTTAGAACAACAAAAATTAGCGCTTGTTTCCGGTAAAACGTACGAAGGCCGATTGGTTTTTAAAGGAAAAGGCATTGAAAAAGTTACTGTTGCTTTAGACGGAAATAAGAAGAGTTTTGATGTTTCTAGCAGTAATTTTCAGAAGATAGCTTTTGAGTTTTCTTCGGAAGAAACTAGCGATATTGGAAGTTTAGAAATTAATTTTGAAGGAAACGGGAAATTAACTTTAGCCGCTGCATCTTTGATGCCTGCCGATAATATTAAAGGGTTTAGACCAGAAGTGATTGAATTAATGAAACAATTGGATGCACCAATTTATCGCTGGCCTGGTGGCAATTTTGTTTCAGGTTACGATTGGAAAGACGGTCTTGGCGATCCCGACAAACGCCCAACTAAATTTGAGCGAGCCTGGAACGGATTGGAATATAATGATGTAGGGATTCATGAATTTATGGAGCTTTGCGATATTTTAAAAACCGAAGCCAATATTGCGGTAAATACCGGTTTAGGAGATGCGGAACTTGCAGCTAACGAAGTTGAGTATTTTAATGGTGATGTAAGCACTGAAATGGGAAAATGGAGAGCCAAAAATGACCATCCTGAACCCTATAACGTTAAATTATGGGCAGTTGGAAACGAAATGTTTGGAGACTGGCAACTAGGGCATATGCCTATTGAGGATTATGTAAAAAAGCACAATAAAGTAGCCAAAGCAATGTGGGATGTCGACCCAGATATCGATCTTATTGCGGTTGGATATCCCGGGAAATGGAATGATATGATGTATAAAAACAGTGCAGCATATATGACGTACATCAGCGAGCATTTTTACAAGCAAAACTGGCATGCCGGCGGTTTACTAACGCATGTTAACCAAATACCAGAAGTTATTGCAGCAGTAGCAGAAGAGCATCGAAGTGCTCGCAGAGAAATTCCTGGATTAGCAGATAAGAATATCAAAATAGCGATGGATGAGTGGAATTATTGGTACGGTCCCCATGTTTATGGCTTGTTAGGAACACGATATTTTTTAAGAGATGCGCTGGGTATCGCTGCCGGGTTAAATGAATTTTCTCGCCAATCTGATATGTATTATATGGCAAATTATGCGCAAACCGTAAATGTTATAGGAGCCATTAAAACCACTAAAACCGATGCTTGGTTAGAAGGTACGGGATTGGTTTTAAAATTATATCGCCAAGAATTTGGAACACAGCCTATAAAACTTAATGGATCCCCAGAGCCTTTAGATGTTTCAGCAACCTTAACAGAAGATGGATCATTTCTAACAATTTCAGTAGTAAATGCAACCCACGAAAGTCAGATTTTAAAATTAAATGGAATTTCAGAAAAAATAGTTCCTTCAGGAAAATCGTTTATTATTTCAGGAGAAAATGATATGATTTATAATGATGAAGACCATAAAAATCGAATTAAAATTTCTGAAGCTACTATCGAAGTTTCAGAAAACGGTCTTGCTATTCCGAAAGAAAGTGCAGGAATCTATAAGTTTAAACTAAAGCAATAA
- a CDS encoding DUF5695 domain-containing protein produces the protein MTIKTKFKNLLLLYLIATTANAQEESTYWDNIKDRESTLGIDEGFTEVKTEEFTLKLVNASQTVAGLYPNSDPDFDFTTGERIEIRDKDSIYYIGDLNFRIKGEDGEWETFSTAYHRKKVESLPISGNVLAASDLSNTLGEENPLSIKRFYEQKNGELILRFEITNPTNKAIEIGALGTPMAFNNILEGKHLDETHTENVFFDPYIGKDAGYVEVKHLKGKGEALLVLPESNMPFENYRPLNDDLTTRSIVFEGVHEWMALSKAYAENEWKGKEQWNTPTSLMLNAGETQDFALKFVLAPSIKQIQDKLLEEQRPVAVGVPGYVLPMDVEGKLFLNYTEEVEDFKIEPKGALKISEIEKKESGFTEYQVEGKIWGRSRVTVTYKDGLEQTINYKVIEPETELVDDFANFLFTEQWFDQPDEFFGRTNSIISYDYEDKKQITQDSRAWVAGLSDEGGAGSWLGGVMKQLIQPEKEEIEKLELFIDETLWGGIQYDEGERKYGVKKSVFYYEPDEMPEGTYSDTINYDTWAAWDKEGADDFGRSYNYPHVAAAHWVMYRLARYHKGLVDNHDWKWYLEHAYHTAVTMPELAPWYAQFGQMEGTVFLMILKDLQAEGLTEMAKNLEASMKKRADHWESLNYPFGSEMPWDSTGQEEVFMWSDYFGYTKKADITLNAILAYVPTMPHWAYNGNARRYWDFLYGGKLSRVERQIHHYGSGLNAIPILKAYRDHPDFYLLKVGYASTLGAISNVTQDGFGSAAFHSYPSTIRIDYLSGDYGSNFFGYAINSATYITKNEDLGWLSFGGNLKETKNNIVVELTTAAKSKIYIEPKELWLELDAGTFKEVSYNKSIGEVEVILNAKDNHSEYAYLRTNKELNLKYDKMNGAYKIPLSKKPKTIVIK, from the coding sequence ATGACAATAAAAACTAAATTTAAGAACCTATTACTGTTGTACCTCATAGCAACAACGGCAAACGCACAAGAAGAATCGACTTACTGGGATAATATCAAAGATCGAGAATCGACCCTTGGTATCGATGAAGGTTTTACAGAAGTAAAAACCGAGGAATTTACACTAAAACTCGTAAATGCTTCGCAAACGGTAGCCGGATTATACCCAAACTCAGATCCAGATTTCGATTTTACTACTGGAGAGCGAATCGAGATTCGTGATAAAGATAGCATCTATTATATTGGCGATCTAAACTTTAGGATTAAGGGAGAAGATGGAGAATGGGAAACTTTTTCAACAGCTTATCACAGAAAAAAGGTAGAAAGTTTGCCGATTTCGGGTAATGTTTTAGCCGCTTCAGATTTAAGTAATACGCTAGGAGAAGAAAATCCATTAAGTATCAAAAGATTTTATGAGCAGAAAAATGGTGAGTTAATATTACGATTTGAAATTACCAACCCTACAAACAAAGCGATAGAAATTGGTGCATTAGGAACACCAATGGCTTTTAATAATATTTTAGAAGGAAAACATTTGGATGAAACACATACCGAAAATGTGTTTTTCGATCCTTATATAGGGAAAGATGCAGGGTATGTAGAAGTAAAACATCTTAAAGGAAAAGGAGAAGCATTATTGGTTTTACCAGAATCTAATATGCCATTCGAAAATTATCGTCCGTTAAATGATGATCTTACTACAAGAAGTATTGTTTTTGAAGGTGTGCACGAATGGATGGCTTTAAGTAAAGCTTACGCTGAAAACGAATGGAAAGGGAAAGAGCAGTGGAATACACCAACATCCTTAATGCTTAACGCTGGAGAAACTCAGGATTTTGCTTTAAAGTTTGTTTTAGCACCTAGCATTAAACAGATTCAGGATAAATTATTAGAGGAGCAAAGACCCGTTGCAGTAGGTGTTCCCGGTTATGTGTTGCCGATGGATGTTGAGGGAAAATTGTTTCTGAATTATACGGAAGAAGTTGAAGACTTTAAAATTGAACCAAAAGGAGCTCTTAAAATTTCTGAAATAGAAAAAAAAGAAAGCGGATTTACCGAATATCAGGTAGAAGGAAAAATTTGGGGTAGGAGCAGAGTCACTGTAACCTACAAAGATGGTTTAGAGCAAACGATTAACTATAAAGTTATTGAACCGGAAACAGAACTTGTAGACGATTTTGCTAATTTTTTATTCACTGAACAATGGTTTGATCAGCCAGATGAATTTTTTGGAAGAACGAATTCTATAATTTCTTATGATTATGAGGATAAGAAACAGATCACTCAGGATAGCCGTGCCTGGGTTGCAGGTTTAAGTGATGAAGGCGGAGCTGGAAGCTGGCTTGGTGGTGTGATGAAACAACTCATTCAGCCAGAAAAAGAAGAGATCGAAAAACTTGAATTATTTATTGACGAAACACTTTGGGGCGGAATTCAGTATGATGAAGGGGAAAGAAAATATGGTGTTAAGAAAAGTGTTTTTTATTACGAACCAGATGAAATGCCGGAAGGAACATATAGCGATACTATTAATTATGATACCTGGGCTGCCTGGGACAAAGAAGGTGCAGACGATTTTGGGAGATCGTATAACTATCCTCATGTAGCTGCAGCACATTGGGTAATGTATCGTTTAGCTAGATATCATAAAGGTTTGGTCGACAACCACGATTGGAAATGGTATTTAGAGCATGCTTATCATACAGCAGTTACGATGCCTGAATTGGCGCCATGGTATGCTCAATTTGGGCAAATGGAAGGAACTGTTTTTCTTATGATCTTAAAAGATTTACAAGCAGAAGGATTAACTGAAATGGCAAAGAATTTAGAGGCTTCTATGAAGAAAAGAGCCGATCATTGGGAATCGCTTAATTATCCTTTTGGTAGCGAAATGCCTTGGGATTCTACCGGACAGGAAGAAGTGTTTATGTGGAGTGATTATTTTGGTTATACCAAAAAAGCTGATATTACTTTAAATGCAATTCTAGCTTATGTTCCTACCATGCCGCATTGGGCATACAATGGTAATGCACGTAGATATTGGGATTTCTTATACGGCGGGAAATTATCTAGAGTAGAAAGGCAAATTCATCACTATGGCTCTGGTTTAAATGCAATCCCGATCTTAAAAGCTTATAGAGATCATCCTGATTTCTATCTATTAAAAGTTGGATATGCCAGTACGTTGGGCGCAATTTCGAATGTTACTCAGGATGGTTTTGGATCTGCAGCTTTTCACTCGTATCCATCAACCATTAGAATCGATTATTTATCGGGAGATTATGGATCTAACTTTTTTGGTTACGCCATAAATTCTGCAACTTATATTACTAAGAATGAAGATTTAGGATGGCTTTCTTTTGGAGGTAATTTAAAAGAAACAAAAAATAACATAGTAGTAGAATTAACCACTGCGGCAAAAAGCAAGATATATATCGAGCCTAAAGAACTTTGGTTAGAATTAGATGCTGGAACTTTTAAGGAAGTGAGTTATAATAAATCTATAGGAGAAGTTGAAGTTATTTTAAATGCAAAAGATAATCATAGCGAATATGCTTATTTGAGAACGAATAAAGAACTGAATTTGAAATACGATAAAATGAACGGAGCTTATAAAATTCCGTTATCTAAGAAGCCAAAAACAATTGTTATAAAATAG
- a CDS encoding DUF885 family protein, which produces MKKFLSSLIVFLSFSVSIYANEMIDVINTFKADKYALRRTYTLRESSEYYSRFNTFYGDWQKKLKNIDFESLSNDGKADYVLLRNLIDKETYLLDQDFGAFKEVASVVDFADNLYSFIQRRRRGKQPDAKALAMTFNEAEKAISEKIKTLENAEYEDWFKAEKAAAIIYSLKTGLKEAYTFYYDYDPDFTWWMKTPYASLDQKLKEYAEFLNENYSKESQKDDGSGIIGKPVGRKTLIKNLEFEFIPYSPETLISTAEEQFDWCKAEMIKASEEMGYGKDWKAALEHVKNTYVAPGKQPELIKNLYNHSVNFIEERDLISIPELAKETWGMIMMTPERQKVNPFFTGGWDISISYPTEGMSHEDKLMSMRGNNPNFSFPTVQHELHPGHNLQYFMKQRHKPYRNSFDTPFWMEGWALYWEINLWNKDFPRTPEEKMGMLFWRIHRCARIIFSLKYQLGEWTPQECIAMLVDKVGHEYANAEAEVRRSFATSYTPPLYQLAYMTGGLQFYALRNELLEKGWTEKQFHDRVMQENNMPVAILRLLLEDKEIPKNYKASWKFSTDFN; this is translated from the coding sequence ATGAAGAAATTTTTAAGTAGTCTTATCGTTTTTTTAAGCTTTTCAGTAAGTATTTATGCTAATGAAATGATAGATGTGATTAACACATTTAAAGCTGATAAATATGCATTAAGGCGTACTTATACGCTCCGCGAGTCTTCAGAATATTATAGTCGTTTTAATACGTTTTACGGGGATTGGCAAAAAAAACTTAAGAATATTGATTTTGAGTCTTTATCGAACGATGGAAAAGCCGATTATGTGCTTTTAAGAAATTTGATTGATAAAGAAACGTACTTACTTGATCAGGACTTTGGAGCTTTTAAAGAAGTTGCTTCAGTGGTAGATTTTGCTGATAATTTGTACTCTTTTATTCAGCGACGAAGAAGAGGAAAACAACCTGATGCAAAAGCATTGGCAATGACTTTTAACGAAGCTGAAAAAGCTATTTCAGAAAAAATAAAAACGCTTGAAAATGCCGAATATGAAGATTGGTTTAAAGCTGAAAAAGCTGCAGCGATAATTTATTCCTTAAAAACAGGTCTTAAAGAAGCTTATACTTTTTATTATGATTATGATCCAGATTTCACCTGGTGGATGAAGACTCCGTATGCTTCTTTAGATCAAAAATTGAAGGAATATGCCGAATTTCTAAACGAAAATTATTCAAAAGAAAGTCAAAAAGACGACGGAAGTGGAATTATTGGGAAACCTGTTGGCCGAAAAACATTGATTAAAAACTTAGAATTTGAGTTTATACCCTATTCGCCAGAGACTTTAATTTCTACTGCTGAAGAACAGTTTGATTGGTGTAAGGCGGAAATGATTAAAGCTTCAGAAGAAATGGGGTATGGCAAAGATTGGAAAGCGGCTTTAGAGCATGTGAAGAATACTTATGTGGCGCCTGGAAAACAACCGGAACTGATTAAAAATTTATACAATCATTCGGTAAACTTTATAGAAGAACGCGATCTTATTAGCATTCCTGAACTCGCAAAAGAAACTTGGGGAATGATTATGATGACACCAGAACGCCAAAAAGTGAATCCGTTTTTTACTGGTGGTTGGGATATCAGCATTTCGTATCCTACAGAAGGGATGTCACACGAGGATAAATTAATGAGCATGCGTGGTAACAATCCAAATTTTTCATTTCCTACCGTTCAACATGAATTACATCCTGGCCATAATCTTCAATATTTTATGAAACAACGTCATAAGCCGTATCGTAATTCTTTTGATACTCCTTTTTGGATGGAAGGTTGGGCATTGTACTGGGAGATTAATCTTTGGAATAAAGATTTTCCAAGAACTCCGGAAGAAAAAATGGGAATGCTTTTTTGGAGAATTCACCGCTGTGCACGAATCATTTTCTCACTGAAATATCAATTAGGAGAATGGACGCCACAAGAATGTATAGCTATGTTAGTCGACAAAGTTGGGCACGAATATGCCAATGCCGAGGCTGAAGTTCGCAGATCTTTTGCAACCTCGTATACGCCACCCTTATACCAATTAGCGTATATGACGGGGGGATTGCAATTCTATGCATTACGTAATGAGCTTTTGGAAAAAGGGTGGACAGAAAAACAATTTCATGATCGTGTGATGCAGGAAAACAATATGCCAGTGGCGATACTTCGCTTATTACTAGAAGATAAAGAAATACCAAAAAACTATAAAGCAAGCTGGAAATTCTCAACCGATTTTAACTAA
- a CDS encoding DUF2726 domain-containing protein gives MASKTHLDFLIYNKLGKGAVLAIEVDGFKFHKQGSKQFGRDRIKDRILKK, from the coding sequence ATCGCATCCAAAACGCATTTAGATTTTTTAATTTATAATAAGCTTGGTAAAGGAGCGGTGCTTGCGATTGAAGTCGATGGCTTTAAATTTCATAAACAAGGCAGTAAACAATTTGGAAGAGATCGAATAAAAGATCGTATTCTAAAAAAATAA